In Actinomycetota bacterium, a single genomic region encodes these proteins:
- the hemH gene encoding ferrochelatase: MGSTGVLLTAFGGPDSIEACGPFMRNLTGREPSPEMLERVRNRYLAIGGASPLPEIARNIADALSERFDGEVPVVVGMRYWHPYIADAMSALKEAGVTRVVAVSLSPFESRVSSGAYREAVEEAAAALGGLEVIETGPLGETDTFADVLAAACRDAMKELAQAGCTRPLVLFSAHSLPVAELVEDDPYVAGLYRAVEEIAAGLGMGSPGVVDLGGITLTGSEDGPVTWVFAYQSKGNRPGEWLGPLVEDVAAAAAEAGFDGIASCPVGFLTDHMETKYDLDVELADAVLLSGMEFFRADVPNDSLEMVSAIADCVRPYL, translated from the coding sequence ATGGGATCGACGGGTGTGCTCCTGACCGCGTTCGGCGGCCCCGATTCGATCGAGGCCTGCGGTCCGTTCATGCGCAACCTCACGGGCCGCGAGCCGTCGCCCGAGATGCTCGAGCGGGTGCGCAACCGCTACCTCGCCATCGGCGGCGCGTCGCCGTTGCCCGAGATCGCCAGGAACATCGCGGATGCGCTCTCCGAGCGGTTCGATGGCGAGGTGCCCGTCGTGGTGGGCATGCGGTACTGGCACCCGTACATCGCCGACGCGATGAGCGCGCTCAAGGAGGCCGGCGTCACACGCGTGGTCGCGGTGTCGCTGTCGCCGTTCGAGTCCCGGGTGTCGTCGGGCGCGTACCGCGAAGCCGTCGAGGAGGCGGCCGCGGCGCTCGGCGGGCTCGAGGTGATCGAGACCGGCCCGCTCGGCGAGACGGACACGTTCGCCGACGTCCTGGCCGCCGCCTGCCGCGACGCGATGAAGGAGCTCGCACAGGCCGGCTGCACGCGTCCTCTGGTGCTGTTCTCCGCGCACAGCCTCCCCGTTGCCGAGCTGGTAGAAGACGATCCGTACGTCGCGGGCCTCTATCGCGCGGTCGAGGAGATCGCCGCAGGGCTCGGGATGGGCTCGCCCGGTGTCGTCGACCTCGGCGGGATCACGTTGACCGGCTCGGAGGACGGCCCGGTGACGTGGGTTTTCGCCTACCAGTCGAAGGGCAACCGTCCGGGTGAGTGGTTGGGACCGCTCGTCGAGGACGTCGCCGCGGCAGCGGCTGAGGCCGGCTTCGATGGGATCGCGTCGTGCCCGGTCGGCTTCCTGACGGACCACATGGAGACGAAGTACGACCTGGATGTCGAGCTCGCCGACGCGGTCCTGCTCTCGGGCATGGAGTTCTTCCGGGCGGACGTCCCGAACGACAGCCTGGAGATGGTCTCGGCGATCGCTGACTGCGTGCGCCCGTACCTGTGA